The sequence below is a genomic window from Candidatus Dormiibacterota bacterium.
TCGATCGGCTCGGCGGCGCCGGGCTCGGGCACCCGGCCCTCGAAGTACCGGGCCACCATCTTCTCGGTGCGCGACACCAGGTTTCCGTAGTCGTTGGCCAGATCGGCGTTGTAGCGGTCGACGAAGGTCTCCATCGAGACGTCGCCGTCACGGTCGAAGGGCACCTCGGCCATCAGCACGTAGCGCACCGCGTCGCTGCCGAACCGGGTCACCAGGTCGAACGGGTCGATGCGCACCCCGGTCGACTTGCTCATCTTGCGGCCGCCGAGGGTGACGAAGCCGTGGGCGTGCACCCGCCGGGGCAGGGGCAGCCCGGCGGCGAGCAGCATCGCCGGCCACATCACGGTGTGGAAGCGGGTGATGTCCTTGCCGATGATGTGGACGTCGGCGGGCCAGAAGCGCTCGAAATCGGCGCCGTCGGGGAAGCCGATGCCGGTGATGTAGGAGAGCAGCGCGTCGAACCAGACGTAGACCACCTGCTCGGGGTCGAAGGGCAGCGGGAAGCCCCAGTGGGAGAACCCGCGGGAGATGCTGATGTCGTCGAGGCCGCCGCGGATGACGTTGAGGATCTCGTTGCGGCGGGGCTCCGGGGTGAGGAAGCCGGGGTTGGCCTCGAAGTGGTCGAGCAGCGGCTGCTGGAAGGCGCTGAGGCGGAAGAAGTAGTTCTCCTCCTTCACCCACTCCACGGGGCGGCCGTGCACCGGGCAGCTGCCCTCGACCAGCTGCTTGTCGGTGTAGAACTGCTCGCAGGAGGGGCAGAACCAGGCCTCGTACGGCCCCTTGTAGATGTGGCCGCCGTCGTACATCGCCTGCATGAAGCGGTCGGTGCTGCGCCGGTTGGCGTCGCTGCTGGTGCGCACGTAGGCGGTGTACCCGACGTCGAGCGCGGCGAAGGCCCGCTGGAACACCTCCGCCTGCCGGAGCGAGAACTCCTCGGGGTCCATCCCCTGCTGCTGCGCCGCCCGCTCCACCGACTGGCTGTGCTCGTCGCTGCCCACGGTGAAGCGGACGTCGCGACCGCGGAGCCGGTGGTGGCGGCGCACCACGTCGCAGCCGATCTTCTCGTAGGCGTGCCCCAGGTGGGGGTTGCCGTTGACGTAGTCGATGGCGGCGGTGAGGTAGAAGCGGGCGGGGGACGTCATGCTGCGTGGGTTCCCACATCGGAGCCGCCCACCAGCACGGTGCACTCGCCGCGCGGGGGGGTGGCGGTGAAGAGCGCCGCCAGCTGCTCGGCGGTGCCGGTGTGCAGGGTCTCGTGGCGCTTGGTGAGCTCGCGGGCGACCACCACCTCGCGGGTCCCCAGCAGCGGGGCGAGCGTGGCCAGGGTGCGGGCGAGTCGGAAGGGGGACTCGAGGAAGGCCAGGGTACGCCCCCCGTCGAGTGCGGCGCCGACCGTCCGGGTCAGCTTGCCCGGGGTGCGCGGCAGGAACCCGAGGAAGACGAAGCCGCCGCCCCCCAGCCCGCTGGCGGAGATCGCGGCGGTCACCGCCGAGGCGCCGGGCACCGGGATCACCGCGTGCCCCGCCTCCCGGGCGGCTCGCACCAGCAGCGACCCGGGGTCGCTGATCGCGGGGGTGCCGCCGTCGGTGACCAGGGCGAGGTTCTCGCCGGCGTCGAGCCGGGCCACCAGCCCGGGCACCCGGCGGCGCTCGTCGAAGGCGGGCAGGGAGAGCACCCGCTTCTCGCCGATGCCGTGGGCGGTGAGCAGGGCGCGGGTGCGGCGGCTGTCCTCGGCGACCACGGCGTCGCACTCGCGCAGGGTGCGCAGCGCCCTCAGGGTGATGTCCTCGAGGTTGCCGATCGGCGTCGCCACCACCGACAGGGTGCTCACCGTCCCCAGTCCCTGGGGTAGCGGAAGTCACGGTCGATGGTGCGTGCGCTGAGCTTGGCGATCAGCGGCAGGCGGCGCTTGTACTGGTTGTCGCGCAGCCGCCGGCCGACCAGGTCCATGAACTCGTCGTCGAATCCGAGCACGCGCAGCTCCTCGCGGGTCCGGCGCTCGTCGACCAGGTGGTACAGGA
It includes:
- the metG gene encoding methionine--tRNA ligase, whose translation is MTSPARFYLTAAIDYVNGNPHLGHAYEKIGCDVVRRHHRLRGRDVRFTVGSDEHSQSVERAAQQQGMDPEEFSLRQAEVFQRAFAALDVGYTAYVRTSSDANRRSTDRFMQAMYDGGHIYKGPYEAWFCPSCEQFYTDKQLVEGSCPVHGRPVEWVKEENYFFRLSAFQQPLLDHFEANPGFLTPEPRRNEILNVIRGGLDDISISRGFSHWGFPLPFDPEQVVYVWFDALLSYITGIGFPDGADFERFWPADVHIIGKDITRFHTVMWPAMLLAAGLPLPRRVHAHGFVTLGGRKMSKSTGVRIDPFDLVTRFGSDAVRYVLMAEVPFDRDGDVSMETFVDRYNADLANDYGNLVSRTEKMVARYFEGRVPEPGAAEPIDSELAAVAAEVVTAHEAAMERLDLSGALAEVRRLVARANKYIDETAPWSMSKTGDPRLGTVLGSLLEAIRVSTLLLHPTLPRATAAVAADLGVGLDGDAGAGLRTWPALTPGAPVGVGAILFPRLDRDQDLEAG
- the rsmI gene encoding 16S rRNA (cytidine(1402)-2'-O)-methyltransferase, which encodes MSTLSVVATPIGNLEDITLRALRTLRECDAVVAEDSRRTRALLTAHGIGEKRVLSLPAFDERRRVPGLVARLDAGENLALVTDGGTPAISDPGSLLVRAAREAGHAVIPVPGASAVTAAISASGLGGGGFVFLGFLPRTPGKLTRTVGAALDGGRTLAFLESPFRLARTLATLAPLLGTREVVVARELTKRHETLHTGTAEQLAALFTATPPRGECTVLVGGSDVGTHAA